The Primulina tabacum isolate GXHZ01 chromosome 16, ASM2559414v2, whole genome shotgun sequence genome window below encodes:
- the LOC142530110 gene encoding embryo-specific protein ATS3B-like produces MKMFRSVCFLLVFSLAISVSQARSMIPRPQPLNSLKINTTQNQRSCSFTVSIRTSCYSTRYTRDQISLAFGDAYGNQVYAPRLDDPSSRTFERCSTDTFQVYGPCTYQICYLYLYRSGYDGWIPYDVTIYGYNVSPATFYYNVMIPSDIWYGFNYCYGTTASSLVVKDT; encoded by the exons ATGAAAATGTTCAGATCCGTGTGTTTTCTGCTCGTTTTCTCTCTCGCAATCTCTGTTTCTCAAGCAAGATCAATGATTCCACGCCCGCAGCCTCTCAATTCCCTCAAAATCAACACCACCcag AATCAAAGAAGCTGTTCGTTTACGGTGAGCATAAGGACAAGTTGTTATTCCACTCGATACACAAGGGATCAAATCAGTCTCGCCTTCGGTGATGCTTACGGAAATCAG GTTTATGCACCAAGACTGGATGATCCTAGTTCAAGGACGTTTGAGCGATGTTCAACAGATACTTTTCAGGTGTATGGCCCATGTACATACCAGATATGCTATTTGTACCTCTACCGAAGTGGCTATGATGGATGGATCCCATATGATGTTACAATCTACGGATATAATGTCAGCCCTGCGACTTTCTACTACAATGTGATGATACCTAGTGATATTTGGTATGGATTTAACTATTGTTATGGTACGACGGCATCTTCTTTGGTTGTAAAGGACACCTGA